CGGACCAAAGCGAAGAACGTCATCGCCACGAGCCGCATCGTGCTCGAGCAGTACGGCGGCGAAGTGCCGGCCGAGCGCGAGGCGCTCGAAAGCCTGCCCGGCGTCGGCCGCAAGACGGCGAACGTCGTGCTCAATACGGCGTTCGGGCAGCCTACCATTGCCGTCGACACGCATATCTTTCGCGTGGCCAATCGGACGGGCCTCGCGCCGGGCAAGGACGTACGCGCCGTCGAAGCCTCGCTCGAGAAGTTCACGCCGCCCGAGTTTCGTCACGACGCTCACCATTGGCTGATCCTGCACGGCCGCTATGTCTGCAAGGCGCGCCGGCCCGAATGCTGGCACTGCGCCATCGAGCCGATATGCGAGTACAAGCCGAAGACGCCGCCACCCGAGCTTTGAACACATGCGGCGGCCGCCGCCGCTTCGCGCGACGCGCCGCACACGATGTCGTGACAACCGGTTGCGACGGCGGCTTGCCGCCGACTCATTGATTGGCTTCGAGCGACACGGCCTCGTCGTGAGCGCCGCCGCCGGCACGCACGAGCCACAACACCGCCGCGAGCACGCCAACACCCCCGACCCATTGCAGCGGCGCCAACCGTTCGCCAAGCAAGATCGCAGCGAGCAACACCGTGACGACGGGCTCGAGCGTCGAGAGCATCGACGTGCGCGCCGCGCCGAGCCGCGCAAGCCCTGCGAAGAACGAGAGCATCGCCGTCACCGTCGAGACGAGCGCGATCGCGATGATCGCGGCCCATGCGGGCGCGGTAGCAGGCAGATGCGGCGGCGCACCTGCCAACGTGCGCGCGATCGACACCGTGCAGAACACGGCAGCCGCCGACAAGCAGACGATGGCCGTCGTCGCGAGCGGATCGACGTCGCGCGTCACGCGCGCGCCGGCCACGATGTAGAGCGAATAGACGACGGCCGCCGCGAGCGCGAGCGCAATGCCGAGCGGATCGCCTCGGCCGCCTCCGACCATCAACGCCGAGCCTGCCAAGCACAGGACGAGCGCGGCGGCTTTCACGCGCGTCAGACGCTCTCCGAGCCAAAGCGCCGCCAGCAGCGTGACGAACGCCGGATAGAGGTACAGCAAAAGCGCAACGAGACTCGCCTGTGCGTGCTGCAGCGCAGTGAAATAGCAGAGCGACTGGCCGACGTAGCCGAGCGCACCCATCGCGACGATGCCCCAAAGCGTGCGCCCGCGCGGCCAGGCAACGCCTCGCCGGCATGCGACGGCCGCGAGCAGCGTCCCGCCGATCAGGAAACGAAGCGTGAGCAGACCGAGCACGTCGGTGCCGCCTGCGTAGGCATAACGGCCGAAGATCGGCATCGCGCCGAAAGCACTGGCGGATAACGCCACGAGCAGAGCGCCGCGCACCGTATCGGCGCGCGGGTGAGTATCGGGAGAACGCATCGGGGACATCGTTGTTATCGTCGTGGTCGGCAAAGCTGTGCACGGCCGCGGCCGTACCGGGCCGACCCCGGCACGAGATGGGCCATGCCCGGCGATTCTACCCGTCCGGCATGATTCGCAGCCCGACGCCCAGCACCGCGCGGCGTAAAATGGCGGATTGGCCGTGAACGGCGGCGCTGCTGGGCGTCGCGCAGCGCGGCGCTATTCAAAGCAAAGGTCGATCCATACGATGTTCAATCCGAGCCGCGACGAAGTCCGACGCTTTTTCATCGACACCTGGCGCAAGCAGCGCACGGGCGAGATTCTCACCCCGCTCGAGGCGATAGCGGCCGATTGGATCGTCGAGCATCCCGAGTACCAAGCCGAGTTGGCCGACGAAGCGACGGCAGCGGCCGACTATGCCCCCGAGGCCGGCCGCACGAATCCGTTCCTGCATTTGTCGATGCATCTCGCAATCAGCGAACAGCTCTCGATCGACCAGCCGCCGGGGATCCGCGCCGCCCACGAGCGGCTCGCGGCACGGCTTGGCTCGACGCACGAGGCGCAGCACGCGATCATGGAATGCCTCGGCGAGACGATTTGGGAGGCGCAACGCAGCAACACGCCGCCCGATACCGACGCGTATCTCGCCCGAATCGAGCGGCGAGCATCACGCGATTGAGGCCCGCTTAAGACGGGTTAAGGCGGATTAAGACGAGATCGAGCGAGACTGCGACATGTTGTCGCGGGAGGGGTCGCAGGGGCATTCGTTGTAAAAAAACACCCCGCCGGAGCGGGGTGCTTGCATATCGATGCCGGTCATGCGAGTGCCGAATGCGGCACGATGCCCAACGCCGTCGGCGTCTTACTTTTTGTCGACCAGATTGCTCGGCAGCGACTCGAGGTAGGCTCCGATGTCCTTCATGTCGCTCAGCGACAAGCTTTGCACCTGCGCCTGCATGATCGCGTTGCTGCGGCCGAAGTTCGGGTTGCCCGTACCCGTCTGGTACGCGCGCAGCGCCCAGTAGATATAGTCGGCATGCTGGCCGGCCAGCTTCGGGTAATCGTTGCTGACGGGGTTCGTGAACGTGGCCCCGTGGCAGGCCGCGCAGTTGTGGGCTTCGACGAGCGCCTTGCCGTTGTCGATACTGGCCGCGTGGGCCGAACCGATCGTGCCGCCGAGCGCGACGAGCGCTGCCCCTGCAGCCTTGGCGACGATGGCGAGTGCCTGATCAGGCTTGTTCATGAATTCTCCTATCCCGCGAAATGAGGTAGCTGAAAGCGGCCGAGAGGACGGTCACTTGTCGGGATTGTTCGTCGACGCCGGCGTTTGCGAGGCGTAGTACGCCGCGATATCGGCGATGTCTTGATCCGACAGCGATGACGCAACGGCGTGCATCGTCTGGAAGTGGCGATCGCCCTTCTTGTACTCGTGCAGCGCGTTTTCGAGGTATTGCTGATTCTGCCCGCCGAGCTTCGGCACGCGATAGACCTCGGGGAACGCCGTGCGGTAGTCGGGAATGCCGTGACAGCCGATGCACATCGCGACCTTGCCCTGGCCCGCCTTCGCATTGCCGACCACATCGGCCGCCTGCGCGCTCACCGCAAACCCCGCGAGCACGGCGAGCGCTGCGGTCACGACATGTTTGCCGACGAAAGAGTTCATAGGTTCTACCTGGCTTAAGGGGAAACGAGCGCCCGCTAAAAGCCTGCGGGCAATGGCGCTGCGCCGTTCTTGTTGTCGAAATCGCAACGAGCGGCCAAAAAAATCGCGGCAATTGTACCGCGCGGCTCGACCGGGCGTCCACCCGGCTGCGCCGGCCTTCGCCGCGCGCGAGCCGTCCGACACGATAAGGCCGCGCGGGAAAAGCGCCAAGCCCTTCTGACTTATACTGGGATTTTTTTCCAAAGAGCAGGCCGCCATGCGCTTCGAAGGCTCGTCGCAGTACGTCGCCACCGACGATCTCAAACTCGCCGTCAACGCCGCGATCACGCTCAAGCGCCCGCTCTTGATCAAGGGCGAGCCCGGCACCGGCAAGACGATGCTCGCCGAAGAAGTCGCGGCCTCGCTCGGCATGCCGCTCTATCAGTGGCACATCAAATCGACGACCAAAGCGCAGCAGGGCCTGTACGAGTACGACGCCGTTTCGCGTCTGCGCGATTCGCAGCTCGGCGATGCGCGCGTGCAGGATATCGCGAACTACATCGTCAAGGGCGTACTCTGGCAGGCGTTCGAATCGGACGTGCCGGCCGTGCTGCTCATCGACGAAATCGACAAGGCCGACATCGAATTCCCGAACGACTTGCTGCGCGAGCTCGATCGCATGGAATTTCACGTCTACGAAACGCGCGAGATCGTGCGCGCCAAGCACCGGCCGCTCGTCGTCATCACCTCGAACAACGAGAAGGAGCTGCCCGACGCGTTCCTGCGCCGCTGCTTCTTCCATTACATCCAATTCCCGGATCCGTCGACGATGCAGCGGATCGTCGACGTCCATTACCCCGGCATCCGCGAGGACCTGCTGCGGGCGGCGATGGCGAGCTTCTTCGAACTGCGTGGCGTATCGGGCCTGAAAAAGAAGCCGTCGACGTCCGAACTGCTCGATTGGCTCAAGCTTCTGCTCGCCGAAGACATTCCGCCCGAGGCGCTGCGCTCGCCCGATCAGAAGCAAATCGTGCCGCCGCTCGCGGGCGCGCTGTTGAAAAACGAGCAAGACCTCAGCCTCTTCGAGCGCCTGGTCTACATGAATCGGCACAACCGCTAACCCCAAGGGCGGCAAGCCGCGCCGCGGCAGCGCTGCCGTACGAGCTACGAGGAGACCGTCGCATGCCCCGCTGGATCGAGCCCGTCACGCTGCAGGGCGAACATGTCGTGCTGGAACCCCTCACGCTCGAGCACGCGCCCGCACTCGCGCAAGCCGCCGCGGACGGGGAGTTGTGGAAGCTGTGGTTCACGAGCGTGCCTGCGCCGGGCAACGAGCGCGAGTACGTCGAAACGGCGCTCGACTTGGCCGAGCGCGGCAGCGCGACGCCGTTCGCGGTGCGCGAAGCGAGAACGAGCGAAGTCGTCGGCACCACGCGGCTGTTGAACGTCGAGGCCACGCATCGCCGGCTCGAGATCGGCGCCACCTGGTATGCGAAGCGATGCCAGCGCTCGCCGCTCAATACCGAGGCGAAGTATCTACTGCTGCGCCATTCGTTCGACGTGTTGCGCGCCATCGCCGTCGAGTTTCGCACGCACGTCATGAATCATCGCTCGCGCGCCGCCATCGCGCGGCTCGGCGCCAAGCAGGACGGCATCTTGCGCAACCATCAGATCGGCCGCGACGGCATCTATCGCGATACCGTGGTCTTTTCGATCATCGAATCGGAATGGCCGGCCGTGCGGCAGAACCTGCTGTTCAAGCTCGGGCGCTAGGGCGTCAGGCGCATCGCTATTCGAAGGCATCGGCATGCTGATCGACTTTTTCTACACGCTGCGCGCGGCTCGGTTGCCGGTGTCGGTCAAAGAATACTTGACGCTCCTCGAGGCGCTGCGCGAGCGCGTGATCGGGCCTTCGCTCGACGAGTTCTACTACCTCGCGCGCCTCGTGCTGATCAAGGACGAACGCTACTTCGACAAATTCGATCAAGCGTTCGGCGCCTACTTTCGCGGCGTACAGCAGCTAACCGATGCGGCCTTCGCGTTGCCGCTCGACTGGCTCGAGCAGCGCCTACGCCGCGAGCTCACGGCCGAAGAGAAAGCGCAAATCGACGCGATGGGCGGAATCGACAAGCTGATGGAGCGGCTCAAAGCGCTGTTCGACGAGCAAAAGGGACGTCACGAGGGCGGCAATAAATGGATCGGCACGGGCGGCACGTCGCCGTTCGGCAACGGCGGCTACAACCCCGAAGGCATTCGCATGGGCGGACAATCCGCCGGCAACCGAACCGCCGTCAAGGTTTGGGAAACGCGCGCCTATCGCGATTACGACGATCAAGTCGAAATCGGCACGCGTAACATCAAGGTCGCCCTGCGGCGGCTGCGCCGCTTCGCGCGCGAAGGCGCGGCCGACGAACTCGATCTGCCCAATACGATTCGCAGCACGGCGGCGAACGCGGGCTGGCTCGATCTGAAGATGGTGCCCGAGCGGCACAACACCGTGAAAGTGCTGATGCTGCTCGACGTCGGCGGCTCGATGGACGATCACATCAAGCGCACCGAGGAACTGTTCTCCGCGGCGAAAGCGCAGTTCAAGCATCTCGAGTTCTATTACTTCCACAACTGCGTCTACGACCACTTGTGGAAAAACAACCGGCGCCGGCACGTCGAGCGCATGCCGACCTGGGACCTGCTGCACAAGTACACGCCCGACTACAAGCTCATCTTCGTCGGCGACGCCACGATGAGCCCGTACGAAGTGCTGCAAGCGGGCGGTTCCGTCGAATACAACAATCCCGAGGCCGGCGCGGTCTGGCTGCGGCGGCTCGCCGATCGATTCCCGCACCATGCGTGGCTCAACCCCGAGCCGGAAGCGTTGTGGGAATATCGCCAATCCGTGGCGGTCATCCGTCAGTTGCTCGGCGAGCGCATGTATCCGCTGACGCTCGCCGGGCTCGAAACCGCGATGCGCAGGCTCAGCAAATAGCCCCGATGACTTCCCCTTCCACCCCCGATCTGCCCGGCCCGCCCACGATCCGCCGCGCGCTTTTGCAACCGTTCGCCGATACGTCGCTGCATTCGATCGTCGCGGGCTTCGTCGCGATGATGACGGGCTATACGAGCTCGCTCGTGCTCGTCTTCCAGGCCGGCCGCGCCGCGCAGTTGTCGGACGCGCAGGTCTCGTCGTGGATCTGGGCGCTCTCGATCGGCATGGCGTTCTCGACGATCCTGCTCTCGCTGCGCTTTCGCACGCCCGTCGTGGTCGCCTACTCGACTCCGGGCGCCGCGCTCTTGATCGCGGCGCTGCCGCACGTGCCGTATGCCGACGCGATCGGCGCCTTCATCGTCTGCGCGGTCCTGATCACGGCCGTCGGGCTCACGGGCTGGTTCGACGCACTCATGAAGCGTGTGCCGGCCGGCATCGCGGCAGCGCTGCTCGCGGGCATTCTGTTCGAAATCGGCATCGAGATCTTCCATGCGGCTCAGTATCAAACGACGCTCGTACTGACGATGTTCTTCGTCTACCTGTTCGTGAAACGCCTTGCGCCGCGCTATGCGATCTTGACGACGCTCGTCGTCGGCACCGCGACAGCGGCCGTGCTCGGGCTCATCGACTTCAGCCATTTTCACGTCGCGCTCGCGCATCCGGTGTTCACGATGCCGCACTTCACGCTGTCGGCCGCCGTGAGCCTTGGCGTGCCCCTGTTCGTCGTCGCCATGGCGTCGCAAAACATGCCGGGGCTCGCCGTGCTGCGCGCCGACGGCTACACCCCGCCGTCGGCGCCGCTCATTTCGACGACCGGCATCGCCTCGCTCGTGCTGGCTCCGTTCGGCTCGCACGGCATCACGCTCGCGGCGATCACCGCCGCCATCTGCACCGGCCCCGAAGCGCACGAGGACCGGACCAAGCGCTACACGGCCGCGATCTGGTGCGGCTTGTTCTACCTCGTCGCCGGCATCTTCGGCGCGACAATCGCCGCCCTGTTCGCGGCCTTGCCCAAAGCGCTCGTCGTTTCAGTGGCCGCGCTCGCGCTGTTCGGCTCGATCATGAGCGGCCTCACGAACGCGATGAGCAACGTCCGCGAGCGCGAAGCGGCGCTCGTGACGTTCATGGTGACGGCCTCGGGGCTCACGCTGCTCTCGATCGGCTCGGCTTTTTGGGGGCTCACCGCAGGCATCATCACGCAAGTCGTGCTCAATGCGCGGCGTACCTAGGCATGAGCCAACCGCTACCGCCCGGCACCGATTGCGCCCGCCGCGCCCACTCGCGCGCAGCAGGCCTAAAATAGGCTTATTCGTACCGGGTCGAACCGCGAACCGTTTTTGGCGGTTCGACCCTTATCCCAACCATCCCGCAGGCGCTTAGCGTCAGAGAACCAGCCATGACCAATGCTCTCGACCAACTAAAGCAGTACACGATCGTCGTCGCGGACACCGGCGACTTCCAGCAGCTCGCGCAATACAAACCGCGCGATGCCACCACGAACCCCTCGCTGATCCTCAAAGCGGTCCAAAAAGACGCCTACAAGCCGCTGCTCGAGAAAACGGTGCGCGAGCACGCGAGCAAACCGGCCACCGCGATCATCGATCACTTGCTGATCGCCTTCGGCTGCGAAATCCTCAAGATCATTCCTGGGCGCGTGTCAACCGAAGTCGACGCGCGGCTCTCGTTCGACGCCCAACGCTCGATCGACAAAGCGCACGAGATCATCAAGCTCTACAAAGCGGCGGGCATCGAGCGCGAGCGTGTGCTGATCAAGCTCGCGTCGACCTGGGAAGGGGTGCGCGCTGCCGAGGCGCTGCAAAAGGAAGGCGTGAACTGCAACATGACGTTGCTGTTCTCCCCGGTGCAGGCGGCGGCCTGCGCGGAGGCTGGCGCGAAGCTGATCTCGCCGTTCGTCGGCCGCATCTACGATTGGTACAAGAAGCAGGCAGGCAGCGACTGGGATGAGGCAAAAATGGGCGGCGCCAACGATCCGGGCGTGCAATCGGTGCGTCGCATCTACGCCTACTACAAGCACTTCGGCTACGACACCGAGGTGATGGGCGCGAGCTTCCGCACGACGAGCCAGATCGTCGAGTTGGCGGGCTGCGACTTGCTGACGATCAGCCCCGATCTGCTGCAAAAGCTGCACGACAGCAATGACCCGGTCGAGCGCAAGCTCTCGGACAAGGCGTCCGGCGAAGCGATCGAGCGCATTGCCGTCGACGAGTCGTCGTTCCGTTTCCAACTCAACGACGATGCCATGGGAACCGAAAAGCTTGCCGAAGGCATCCGCACATTCGCGGCCGACGCGATCAAGCTCGAAAAGTTGATCGACTCGCTGCGTTGAGGTGCATTTCCCCCGCCAGAAGGAGACGATGATGGTGGTTCAACCTTATCTGTACTTCTACGGCCGCTGCGACGAAGCGCTCGCGTTCTACGAGCAGGCGCTCGGCGCCGAGGTCACGTTCAAGATGCGCAACAAGGACGCGCCCGCCGAGTATGCGGCCGAGGGCGAAGCGGGCGAGCGCATCATGCACGCATCGTTCAAGGTCGGGCAGACCACGCTGATGGCCACCGACGGCATGCCGACCGACACCACGCCGCCCGCCTATTCCGGCTTCAGCATTTCGGTGTCGCTCGACAGCGTGGCCAAGGGGGAAAAGATTTTCGATGCGCTCGCGCAGGGCGGCCAAGTGCGCTTTGCCTGGCAGCCGACGTTCTGGGCCAAGGGTTTCGGCACGGTCACCGACAAATTCGGCGTGCCGTGGATGGTCAACGTCGAAAACAAGGAGCCTTGAGCGCGCAGTTGTTCCGCTTGCTCGACTCAGCGCGGGCGGCGCATCTGCGCGCTGGCCGCAATGTCCCCTTCGATGTGCCAGTGCGGCTCCGTCTCGGCGAGCAGCCCTCTGAGCGCATCGACTTGCTCCGCAAACCATTGAGCGATCCAGCGCGGCCCCGGCAGCGTTTCGTCGGGCGCCCCCCTCGCCGGACCAACGTGCGCGCCTTCCGCCCCGGACGGCGTCGCGGCCAAGCGCTGCCCCGCGCGCGATTCGGAGCCGAAGCGCAACGCCCGCGCCATCGTCAACAAGCAAGCCCGTTCGGCGCGGGCGTGATCGTCGGTCTCTCCCGCCGCCGCCGGATGCATCGCCGCGCTCGTCGACATCATTTCGAGCGCGCTCAGCGTTGAGCGATGCAAGCGTTGGATGGCCTCCAGCCGCTTCAAGGGAATATCGACCTCTTTCGCCACGGAGGGCATCAGCGAGCGCAGCTTGACCAGCCGGCCGTTCAAGGCGGCGAAGGCCGCGACGTGTGCCTCGACGTCGAGCGGACGACCGCACGCGATGCGTTCGCGGATGCGCGCGCAATCGCGCAGATTGCGTGCGAGCAGATAGCGCCAAGAGTAGGTCGCGTACAGCGGCAAGGCGAATGAAAACGCAAGCGCGATCGCAATGCCGATCAGCACGTTCAGCGTACGCCACAGGCCCGTTTCGATCGTGCTGCCGCCATGCCCTGCCACGATGCAGATCGTGATGGCCGTCAAGAGCGCGATATAGCCGGCTTCACCGATCGCGTAATAACCGCAGACGCCGGCCGCGATCGCCATCAGCACGTAAGTGAGCGGCATCGAACCGATCACGTGCAGTTGAGCGATCAACACGAGCCCGACGAAGGCGCCGAGCGTCGTCCCGAGCGCGCGATCGGCAGCCTTCTTGCGAATGTTGCCGTGATGCTGCAAGCCGCCGATGACGACGAGCACCGTCACCGAAGCCCAAATGCCGTTCGGGACATGAATGCCCGTCGTGACGAGGATCGAGACGAGCATCGCGAGCCCGACGCGAACGCCATGCAGCACGCCCGCATGCCGGAACCGGCAGTACGGCGAGACGACGGCGCGCGGAAGCAACGTCGTCAGCCATCGGAAAGGACGAAAACGGTGGCTCACGATGGAATTTCCTGGCAGCGCGGCGGCGCGACGGATACGAAAAAGGGCAGCACGCGGCCGCCCTCGTTTCGAATCGCCGCATACGCGCCGCTCGTCATGAGCGAACGACGCGTGCCGCGCATCAGCCTTCCACTGCGTCGAGGTAGTCCTCCGGACGCGTACGATCTTCGGCACGGCTCATGCCGATCACGCGTACCGCGGCGCTGACGACGATCGCCACGACGAGGTTCACGACGAGCGACCACACGGCCGCATACCCTGGAATCGCGTGGCCGCCGATATGGATCGCGTAGATCGAACTCTTGAGCCCCAGCGACCCCGCCATCCAGGTGCCCACCGCGATGCCCGCCGCCCAGCCGGCCAGCAGACCGCGCGAATCGAGCTTGCGCGTATAGAGGCCGAGCACGATCGCAGGCAGCGTCTGGATGATCCAGATCCCGCCGAGCAGTTGAAGCTGAATCGCGTAGGTGAGCGGCAGGCCCAGAATGAAGGCGACGGCGCCAACCTTGACGATCAGCGACACGAGCTTGGCAACGCTCGTTTCCTGCTCGTGCGTCATATTGCGGTTGACGAACTCGCGATGGATGTTGCGCGTGTACAGGTTCGACGCGGCAATCGACATGATCGCGGCGGGAACGAGTGCACCGATCGCGATCGCCGCGAACGCCACCCCGACGAACCATGACGGGAAGAAGTGCAGGAACAGGGCCGGCACGGCAAAGTTCGGACCGAACGCCTTGAAGTACGGCGCGAACTCGGGCATGTCCTTCACCCCCGATGCGAGCGCCATGTAGCCGAGCAGCGCAAGCAAGCCGAGCACGAGCGAGTACGCGGGCAACATCGCCATGTTGCGGCGAATCGAGTTGCTCGAGGACGAAGACAGGATCGCCGTGATCGAGTGCGGGTACAGGAACAGCGCGAGCGCCGACCCGACGGCCAGTGTCGCGTAAGCGCTATAGCCGTTCAGGCTCGCGGCGTCGGGCGCCTTGAGCAGCAGCTTCGCATGCGGCACGGCGCTGAAGATGTGGCCGAAGCCGCCGAGCTGCGCCGGAATGACGATGATCGCCGCGATGATCGTGATGTAGATCAGCAAGTCCTTGACGACCGCGATCATGGCCGGGGCGCGCAGACCCGACGTGTAGGTATAGGCGGCGAGAATCGCAAAGGCGATGATGAGCGGCAAATCGCCGACGAAGCCCGACGTGTCGAAGCCGAGGCCACCGATCACCACTTCGATCCCGAGGAGCTGCAGCGCGATATAAGGCATCGTCGCGACGATACCCGTCACGGCCACGGCCAGCGCCAACGTGCGGCTGCCGTAGCGGGCGCTGACGAAGTCGGCCGACGTCACGTAGCCGTGACGCTTGGCGACCGTCCACAACTTCGGAAACACGACGAACGCGAACGGATAGATGAGGATCGTGTAGGGCAACGCGAAAAAGCCCGTCGCGCCGGCGCCGAACACGAGGGCCGGCACGGCCACGAACGTATAGGCCGTGTACAAGTCTCCACCGAGCAGGAACCACGTGACGATCGTGCCGAAGCGGCGGCCGCCGAGGCCCCACTCTTCCAAGTGGTTGAGATCACCGCGCCGCCAGTGAGCGGCGACGAAGCCGAGGATCGTCACCCCGACGAAAAATAGAACGAAAACGAATGTTGCTGTGGCGTTCATCGAGCGTCTCCGGCAGAGGCGCCCGGCTTCGAACGCGTTTTTGTCTTGAAATAGACGACGGCCGTGATGACAGCGCTCGCTAACACCCAGAACAACTGGTACCAATAGAAGAATGGGAAGCCCCACAGTTGCGGGTCGACCTTGTTGTACGACGGCACCCAGATCATGGCGATCCAGGGCACTACCAGCAGCCAGAGCCAGTGCTTGGAGGCTCGATTGGCGTCGGCATTGTGAGCCATGACGTCTCCTCTTTTACTCTTTATCACCCCGCGAGACATCCCCTTGGGGGGGATGGCCCGAATCTCGACCGGCTCGAAACCCGCATGGAGCGCGACCGGCCAGCATCCTTCAGCTTATTAAGCCTGGGAAGAGTATAAGAGCGTTGTGGGAGCGGTCAAGCCGGGCAGACCCCGGGGGCGCGAATCGCCGGCAAGACGCGCCCGGCGCGAGGAAGGCTGGGCGAGGCGCGCTCGTCGATCAAATAGTGAAGATATCGGCTGCGAGCGACGGTGCATAAGGGGTGCGCAATGCGTCCACTTCGCGCAGCGCCTTCACCCAACGCCGTGCCGGCAAGCCGAGCTTGTCCTCGATCAGCTTGGCGCGGCCCACGAGCGCGGCGTACGGCAGCTCGATCGCCGGGCCCGAGAACGCGAGCGCGATGCGATTGCCCTCGTGCACTTCGGGCAGCGCGATCACGCGGCCGTCGAAGGCCGCGTTCAAGTGCTTCATGTTGCGCACGAAGCTCGGATGATCGCCGAACAAGTTGATCGTGGCGATGCCCGCTC
The sequence above is a segment of the Trinickia acidisoli genome. Coding sequences within it:
- the nth gene encoding endonuclease III, with product MNAQKRRAIYETLQSLNPHPTTELEYKTPFELLIAVMLSAQATDVSVNKATRKMFPVANTPQTLLALGEAGVSDYIKTIGLYRTKAKNVIATSRIVLEQYGGEVPAEREALESLPGVGRKTANVVLNTAFGQPTIAVDTHIFRVANRTGLAPGKDVRAVEASLEKFTPPEFRHDAHHWLILHGRYVCKARRPECWHCAIEPICEYKPKTPPPEL
- a CDS encoding c-type cytochrome, yielding MNSFVGKHVVTAALAVLAGFAVSAQAADVVGNAKAGQGKVAMCIGCHGIPDYRTAFPEVYRVPKLGGQNQQYLENALHEYKKGDRHFQTMHAVASSLSDQDIADIAAYYASQTPASTNNPDK
- a CDS encoding c-type cytochrome, whose protein sequence is MNKPDQALAIVAKAAGAALVALGGTIGSAHAASIDNGKALVEAHNCAACHGATFTNPVSNDYPKLAGQHADYIYWALRAYQTGTGNPNFGRSNAIMQAQVQSLSLSDMKDIGAYLESLPSNLVDKK
- a CDS encoding DMT family transporter; the protein is MRSPDTHPRADTVRGALLVALSASAFGAMPIFGRYAYAGGTDVLGLLTLRFLIGGTLLAAVACRRGVAWPRGRTLWGIVAMGALGYVGQSLCYFTALQHAQASLVALLLYLYPAFVTLLAALWLGERLTRVKAAALVLCLAGSALMVGGGRGDPLGIALALAAAVVYSLYIVAGARVTRDVDPLATTAIVCLSAAAVFCTVSIARTLAGAPPHLPATAPAWAAIIAIALVSTVTAMLSFFAGLARLGAARTSMLSTLEPVVTVLLAAILLGERLAPLQWVGGVGVLAAVLWLVRAGGGAHDEAVSLEANQ
- the tal gene encoding transaldolase, which encodes MTNALDQLKQYTIVVADTGDFQQLAQYKPRDATTNPSLILKAVQKDAYKPLLEKTVREHASKPATAIIDHLLIAFGCEILKIIPGRVSTEVDARLSFDAQRSIDKAHEIIKLYKAAGIERERVLIKLASTWEGVRAAEALQKEGVNCNMTLLFSPVQAAACAEAGAKLISPFVGRIYDWYKKQAGSDWDEAKMGGANDPGVQSVRRIYAYYKHFGYDTEVMGASFRTTSQIVELAGCDLLTISPDLLQKLHDSNDPVERKLSDKASGEAIERIAVDESSFRFQLNDDAMGTEKLAEGIRTFAADAIKLEKLIDSLR
- a CDS encoding vWA domain-containing protein, whose product is MLIDFFYTLRAARLPVSVKEYLTLLEALRERVIGPSLDEFYYLARLVLIKDERYFDKFDQAFGAYFRGVQQLTDAAFALPLDWLEQRLRRELTAEEKAQIDAMGGIDKLMERLKALFDEQKGRHEGGNKWIGTGGTSPFGNGGYNPEGIRMGGQSAGNRTAVKVWETRAYRDYDDQVEIGTRNIKVALRRLRRFAREGAADELDLPNTIRSTAANAGWLDLKMVPERHNTVKVLMLLDVGGSMDDHIKRTEELFSAAKAQFKHLEFYYFHNCVYDHLWKNNRRRHVERMPTWDLLHKYTPDYKLIFVGDATMSPYEVLQAGGSVEYNNPEAGAVWLRRLADRFPHHAWLNPEPEALWEYRQSVAVIRQLLGERMYPLTLAGLETAMRRLSK
- a CDS encoding benzoate/H(+) symporter BenE family transporter — protein: MTSPSTPDLPGPPTIRRALLQPFADTSLHSIVAGFVAMMTGYTSSLVLVFQAGRAAQLSDAQVSSWIWALSIGMAFSTILLSLRFRTPVVVAYSTPGAALLIAALPHVPYADAIGAFIVCAVLITAVGLTGWFDALMKRVPAGIAAALLAGILFEIGIEIFHAAQYQTTLVLTMFFVYLFVKRLAPRYAILTTLVVGTATAAVLGLIDFSHFHVALAHPVFTMPHFTLSAAVSLGVPLFVVAMASQNMPGLAVLRADGYTPPSAPLISTTGIASLVLAPFGSHGITLAAITAAICTGPEAHEDRTKRYTAAIWCGLFYLVAGIFGATIAALFAALPKALVVSVAALALFGSIMSGLTNAMSNVREREAALVTFMVTASGLTLLSIGSAFWGLTAGIITQVVLNARRT
- a CDS encoding DUF1841 family protein, whose translation is MFNPSRDEVRRFFIDTWRKQRTGEILTPLEAIAADWIVEHPEYQAELADEATAAADYAPEAGRTNPFLHLSMHLAISEQLSIDQPPGIRAAHERLAARLGSTHEAQHAIMECLGETIWEAQRSNTPPDTDAYLARIERRASRD
- a CDS encoding GNAT family N-acetyltransferase encodes the protein MPRWIEPVTLQGEHVVLEPLTLEHAPALAQAAADGELWKLWFTSVPAPGNEREYVETALDLAERGSATPFAVREARTSEVVGTTRLLNVEATHRRLEIGATWYAKRCQRSPLNTEAKYLLLRHSFDVLRAIAVEFRTHVMNHRSRAAIARLGAKQDGILRNHQIGRDGIYRDTVVFSIIESEWPAVRQNLLFKLGR
- a CDS encoding AAA family ATPase, which codes for MRFEGSSQYVATDDLKLAVNAAITLKRPLLIKGEPGTGKTMLAEEVAASLGMPLYQWHIKSTTKAQQGLYEYDAVSRLRDSQLGDARVQDIANYIVKGVLWQAFESDVPAVLLIDEIDKADIEFPNDLLRELDRMEFHVYETREIVRAKHRPLVVITSNNEKELPDAFLRRCFFHYIQFPDPSTMQRIVDVHYPGIREDLLRAAMASFFELRGVSGLKKKPSTSELLDWLKLLLAEDIPPEALRSPDQKQIVPPLAGALLKNEQDLSLFERLVYMNRHNR
- the yjdN gene encoding VOC family metalloprotein YjdN; protein product: MVVQPYLYFYGRCDEALAFYEQALGAEVTFKMRNKDAPAEYAAEGEAGERIMHASFKVGQTTLMATDGMPTDTTPPAYSGFSISVSLDSVAKGEKIFDALAQGGQVRFAWQPTFWAKGFGTVTDKFGVPWMVNVENKEP